The Triticum aestivum cultivar Chinese Spring chromosome 3A, IWGSC CS RefSeq v2.1, whole genome shotgun sequence genome includes a region encoding these proteins:
- the LOC123057983 gene encoding 17.5 kDa class II heat shock protein: protein MEGRMFGLETPLMAALQHLLDIPDGEAGGPGNAAGEKQGPTPTRAYVRDARAMAATPADVKELPGAYAFVVDMPGLGSGDIKVQVEDERVLVISGERRREEEEDARYLRMERRMGKLMRKFVLPDNADMEKVSAVCRDGVLTVSVQKLPPPEPKKPKTIQVQVA, encoded by the coding sequence ATGGAGGGCAGGATGTTCGGGCTGGAGACCCCGCTGATGGCGGCGCTGCAGCACCTGCTGGACATTCCCGACGGCGAGGCCGGCGGGCCCGGCAACGCCGCCGGCGAGAAGCAGGGCCCGACGCCGACGCGTGCCTACGTCCGAGACGCGCGCGCCATGGCGGCCACCCCGGCCGACGTGAAGGAGCTGCCGGGCGCGTACGCGTTCGTGGTGGACATGCCGGGGCTGGGGTCCGGCGACATCAAGGTGCAGGTGGAGGACGAGCGGGTGCTGGTGAtcagcggcgagcggcggagggaggaggaggaggacgccagGTACCTGCGGATGGAGCGCCGCATGGGCAAGCTGATGCGCAAGTTCGTGCTCCCCGACAACGCCGACATGGAGAAGGTCTCCGCCGTTTGCCGCGACGGCGTGCTCACCGTCTCCGTGCAGAAGCTGCCGCCGCCAGAgcccaagaagcccaagaccaTCCAGGTCCAGGTCGCCTGA
- the LOC123060414 gene encoding DEAD-box ATP-dependent RNA helicase 39, translating into MAMAAAGRCLLLSRPSPLRLRVLRAALSTAVPPSSPALAAPAPPPRHELLLERLRLRHLKDSSPPGPPKPLRERARGGERGSPQQQQQRSVEVESFEELGLEEEVLAAMREAGITKPTEIQCVGVPAVLSGTSVVLGSHTGSGKTLAYLLPLVQLLRHDEATLGMSMKPRRPRAVVLCPTRELTEQVFRVAKSISHHARFRSTMVSGGTRLKPQEDSLNMPVDMVVGTPGRILDHIKEGNIVYGDIKYLVLDEADTMFDQGFGEDIRKFLAPLKNRASKPGDQGFQTILVSATMTKGVQKLIDEEFEGIEHLRTSTFQKRIATARHDFIKLSGSENKLEALLQVLEPSLAKGNKVMVFCNTLNSSRAVDHFLTENHISTVNYHGEVPAEERVENLNKFRNEEGDCPTLVCTDLAARGLDLEVDHVIMFDFPKNSIDYLHRTGRTARMGAKGKVTSLVAKKDVGLATRIEDAMKKNESLESLTTSNVRRDSANSQNPSTKGRTSARSARSSDAPRGRSARSSDAPRVASQKGNKRGVTLSRRSPKVAVKDTTSTRKRSSTKSQPSSSRKHSPSKNPPKARPAEARKAKPVRAGSSKGGEKAGKSSRARPEGGKGDALNKVGSKLSVVGFRGRSTGKSAQAS; encoded by the exons ATGGCGATGGCCGCCGCCGGGCGGTGCCTGCTCCTCTCCCGCCCCTCCCCTCTCCGCCTCCGCGTGCTCCGCGCCGCCCTCTCCACCGCCGTCCCCCCTtcctcgcccgccctcgccgcccccgcgccccctccCCGCCACGAGCTCCTCCTcgagcgcctccgcctccgccacctGAAGGACTCTTCGCCCCCCGGCCCCCCGAAGCCGCTGAGGGAGAGGGCCAGGGGCGGGGAGAGGGGCtcgccacagcagcagcagcagaggagcgTCGAGGTGGAGAGCTtcgaggagctcgggctcgaggaggaggtgctggccgcgatGCGGGAGGCCGGCATCACCAAGCCCACCGAGATCCAGTGCGTCGGCGTGCCCGCCGTGCTCTCCGGCACCAGTGTCGTCCTTGGCTCGCACACCGGCTCCGGGAAGACGCTCGCCTACTTGCTGCCTCTCGTTCAG CTACTGCGTCATGATGAAGCGACACTGGGTATGTCAATGAAGCCAAGGCGGCCAAGAGCTGTAGTTTTATGCCCAACAAGAGAGCTGACCGAGCAG GTCTTCCGTGTTGCAAAGTCCATAAGTCATCATGCACGTTTTCGGTCAACGATGGTTAGTGGAGGCACCCGTCTAAAACCCCAGGAAGATTCTTTGAACATGCCTGTTGACATGGTTGTTGGCACACCTGGAAGGATCCTTGATCATATAAAGGAGGGCAATATCGTTTACGGCGATATTAAATATCTG GTTCTGGATGAGGCAGATACAATGTTTGACCAAGGGTTTGGGGAAGACATACGGAAGTTTCTTGCTCCTTTGAAGAATCGTGCTTCAAAGCCTGGTGATCAAGGGTTCCAAACCATATTGGTGTCTGCTACCATGACCAAG GGAGTACAAAAGCTGATTGATGAGGAGTTCGAAGGTATTGAGCACTTACGGACATCAACCTTTCAAAAGAGAATTGCAACTGCACGACATGACTTCATCAAACTTTCTGGTTCAGAAAACAAactcgaggctctcctgcag GTTCTTGAGCCAAGCTTAGCAAAAGGAAACAAAGTTATGGTGTTTTGCAACACTTTGAATTCAAGTCGTGCGGTGGACCATTTTCTTACTGAAAATCATATATCTACTGTGAACTACCACGGAGAGGTCCCTGCGGAGGAGAG AGTTGAGAACCTAAACAAGTTCCGGAATGAAGAGGGTGATTGCCCAACATTAGTCTGCACTGATCTGGCAGCTAGAGGACTAGACCTGGAGGTTGACCATGTCATCATGTTTGACTTCCCAAAAAACTCT ATTGATTATCTCCACAGAACAGGGAGAACAGCGCGTATGGGAGCCAAAG GGAAAGTTACAAGCCTTGTCGCAAAGAAAGATGTGGGTTTAGCGACAAGGATCGAGGATGCCATGAAGAAAAACGAGAGCTTAGAATCGCTGACGACTAGCAATGTCAGGAGGGATTCCGCCAACTCTCAAAACCCAAGCACCAAGGGAAGGACTTCTGCAAGGTCGGCAAGGAGTTCAGATGCTCCGAGGGGTAGGTCGGCAAGGAGTTCAGATGCTCCGAGGGTTGCTAGCCAGAAGGGTAACAAAAGGGGAGTCACACTGTCGAGAAGGTCACCAAAGGTCGCCGTCAAGGACACAACTTCGACCAGAAAGCGGTCGTCGACCAAGAGCCAGCCATCTTCGTCCAGAAAGCACTCGCCGTCTAAGAACCCGCCGAAGGCCAGGCCGGCAGAGGCCAGAAAGGCCAAGCCGGTGAGAGCTGGGAGCAGCAAGGGCGGCGAGAAGGCCGGGAAGAGCAGCAGAGCCAGGCCGGAGGGTGGGAAGGGGGATGCTCTGAATAAGGTGGGAAGTAAGCTGAGCGTGGTTGGGTTCAGAGGGCGCAGCACCGGGAAGTCGGCGCAGGCTTCATGA